In one Fusarium keratoplasticum isolate Fu6.1 chromosome 5, whole genome shotgun sequence genomic region, the following are encoded:
- a CDS encoding Beta-glucosidase: MKAFLLANALLQACAITEAGVVHYQQEDHSANAFSEPVYPSPWMDPGADGWSEAYTKAKAFVSEMTLLEKVNLTTGVGWQNERCVGNVGDVPRLGLRGLCMQDGPVGVRLTDYNSVFPSGQSAAATWDRNLIFRKAQAIGEEFRDKGVDVVLSPVAGPLGRNPSGGRNWEGFSPDPWLTGVAMAESVKGMQSVGVIATAKHFVGNEQEHYRINWEAANHGLPDLAESLSSNIDDKTMHELYMWPFADAVKAGVGSVMCSYQQVNNSYGCQDSKLLNGLLKSELGFQGFVMSDWMAQHSGAATAVAGLDMTMAGDTILGTGRSYWGTNLTLAVLNGTVPAHRVDDMAMRIMAAYFKVGRTVEDQPEINFSSWTNDAYGPVQFTAQENQQVINRHVDVRSDHANLIREIGAAATVLLKNQGSLPLQKPKFLAVFGEDAGPNPSGPNSCPDRACGDALFAAGWGSGTANYPYLVTPDYALQQRALQDGSRYESVLINYGTQTTLLASKEEVTSIVFVHAAAGEGYVGVDGNFGDRKNFTLWRDGDVLIHNVSSNCNNTIVVIHSPGPVDVTSWYQNPNITAIVWAGLPGQEAGNAITDILYGKVNPSGKLPFTWGPNLESYGVDVLVKPNNGKGAPQVDFDEGVFIDYRHFDRVALNGSEGAPIWEFGFGLSYTTFSYSDIQVQKWPAQRYSASSGSSRPAPVFGNFSTNYEDYLFPEDQFHFSRAFIYPYLNTTGPREASDDRDYGQTASEFLPPNALSSSSQAVHPAGGAPGGNPRLWDVLYTVACTVTNTGDVRGAEVVELYVSLGGPEEPVRVLRGFDRIFLDPGASATFSASLNRRDLSNWDINLQNWVVTEHQKTVYIGSSSRNLPLSATLQ, from the exons ATGAAGGCATTCCTCCTTGCAAATGCCCTGCTGCAGGCATGTGCTATCACAGAGGCCGGTGTCGTCCAT TACCAACAGGAGGATCATAGTGCCAATGCGTTCTCGGAGCCCGTCTATCCATCACCATGGATGGACCCAGGCGCAGATGGGTGGAGCGAAGCCTATACTAAAGCAAAGGCCTTTGTCTCCGAAATGACCCTGCTCGAAAAGGTCAACCTAACGACTGGCGTGGG CTGGCAGAACGAACGATGCGTGGGCAACGTCGGTGACGTTCCTCGCCTCGGCCTCCGTGGTCTATGTATGCAAGACGGCCCAGTGGGGGTCCGGCTTACCGACTACAACTCGGTCTTTCCGTCAGGGCAATCGGCGGCTGCGACCTGGGATAGAAACCTGATTTTCCGCAAGGCTCAAGCCATCGGTGAGGAGTTTAGAGACAAGGGTGTTGATGTCGTGCTTTCGCCTGTCGCGGGCCCCCTGGGACGAAATCCCTCCGGTGGTCGCAACTGGGAGGGTTTCTCTCCCGACCCTTGGCTGACTGGCGTGGCCATGGCTGAGTCGGTAAAGGGCATGCAAAGCGTTGGAGTCATCGCCACTGCGAAACACTTCGTCGGAAACGAACAAG AACACTATAGAATCAACTGGGAGGCTGCCAATCACGGACTTCCCGATCTTGCCGAATCTTTGTCGTCTAATATTGACGATAAGACCATGCATGAGCTATACATGTGGCCCTTTGCCGATGCTGTCAAGGCGGGCGTCGGCTCCGTCATGTGCTCGTATCAGCAGGTCAACAACTCATACGGCTGTCAGGACTCTAAGCTTCTAAATGGGTTGCTAAAGAGTGAGCTAGGCTTCCAGGGCTTTGTAATGAGCGATTGGATGGCCCAACATAGCGGAGCAGCGACCGCCGTTGCCGGGCTTGATATGACCATGGCTGGCGATACTATCTTGGGTACCGGCAGGAGTTACTGGGGCACGAACCTGACGCTCGCAGTATTGAATGGTACTGTTCCAGCCCATCGAGTTGATGATATGGCAATGCGGATTATGGCCGCCTACTTCAAGGTAGGAAGAACGGTAGAGGACCAGCCCGAAATCAACTTCTCCTCGTGGACCAATGACGCCTACGGCCCTGTCCAATTTACTGCCCAGGAGAATCAACAGGTCATCAATCGCCATGTCGACGTGCGATCTGACCATGCAAACCTCATTCGTGAGATTGGTGCTGCGGCTACAGTCCTCTTGAAAAACCAGGGTTCGCTTCCTCTCCAGAAGCCCAAGTTCCTTGCCGTGTTTGGCGAGGATGCGGGCCCAAACCCGAGCGGCCCAAACAGCTGTCCCGATAGGGCTTGTGGAGATGCCCTCTTCGCCGCTGGCTGGGGCTCTGGAACAGCCAACTACCCATATCTCGTCACTCCCGATTACGCCCTTCAGCAGCGGGCTCTTCAGGATGGATCAAGGTACGAAAGCGTTCTGATCAACTACGGCACACAAACCACTCTTCTGGCCTCCAAAGAAGAAGTCACATCTATCGTCTTCGTTCATGCAGCCGCCGGCGAAGGTTATGTCGGTGTCGATGGAAACTTTGGCGATCGGAAGAACTTCACTCTCTGGAGGGACGGCGACGTCCTGATCCACAACGTGTCTTCCAACTgcaacaacaccatcgtTGTCATCCATTCGCCTGGCCCTGTCGACGTTACTTCCTGGTACCAAAATCCCAATATCACCGCCATCGTATGGGCTGGACTCCCTGGTCAGGAAGCTGGGAACGCCATCACCGATATCCTGTACGGCAAAGTCAATCCATCGGGCAAGCTTCCATTCACTTGGGGTCCAAACCTGGAGAGCTATGGTGTGGATGTTCTCGTCAAGCCTAACAACGGCAAGGGCGCTCCTCAGGTCGATTTTGACGAGGGCGTCTTCATCGACTATCGCCACTTCGACCGCGTGGCTCTGAACGGTAGCGAGGGTGCTCCTATCTGGGAGTTTGGCTTTGGACTATCGTATACTACCTTTAGCTACTCCGATATCCAGGTCCAGAAGTGGCCAGCCCAGCGTTACAGCGCTTCCTCGGGCTCTTCCCGTCCTGCGCCCGTCTTTGGCAACTTCTCGACTAACTATGAGGACTATCTCTTCCCTGAGGACCAGTTCCACTTCTCGAGGGCCTTTATTTACCCCTACTTGAACACAACTGGCCCACGAGAAGCCTCGGATGACAGGGACTATGGTCAGACTGCGTCCGAGTTCCTGCCCCCCAACGCCCTCAGCTCGTCATCACAGGCTGTACACCCTGCTGGTGGTGCGCCCGGCGGCAACCCCCGGCTATGGGATGTCCTGTACACCGTGGCTTGCACTGTCACTAATACTGGAGACGTGCGTGGTgctgaggttgtcgagctcTATGTGTCCCTCGGCGGCCCTGAAGAGCCTGTCCGCGTTCTGCGTGGCTTCGATCGCATTTTTCTGGACCCTGGCGCTAGTGCCACTTTCTCGGCCTCGCTGAATAGGCGCGATCTCAGCAACTGGGATATTAATCTCCAAAACTGGGTAGTCACTGAGCACCAGAAGACGGTATATATCGGCAGCTCGTCGCGTAACCTGCCTTTGTCTGCGACATTGCAATAG
- a CDS encoding Bac-rhamnosid-C domain-containing protein, with translation MFLLKATLALLQAGSALAGVVVRPRSKQDAIVYATKGTISLSSDGTDPDILILDYGQNVEGHPTFEVVSTSGDASGFELTFAESKYAFSNYMSDGPLPLAAAMDNYRVNQYNISKPGLVTNRLIQGAFRYQKLNLSTAGELRLRKVGVKQTVHTTPLTELPGAFECSDNDLTRIWYTGARTAQLTEIPKGTIPDFWQITNQGTFVESAAPQALASATAAQLFSYEVDFEVKPVTEEFSFSVLSDTLNDAIVISCNVVTGVISATYAPHSGSIPSAANAQVGKWLSVHAWVNMGEIAVSINNKVVLEFSQTTKFAGSFGLGAPFGHSAYYRNLKAATLDGVEVYSSTLKDPSFLADFHMGTNPADTIVDGSRRDRIAYTGDLDIALASSFVSTYGTSFIEGSLELLGSYQTTTGFFIPTAKIQQEPLKDILDVNVTGLIGYSFNFLNALAQNYEVQGDLAFAKKWAPRIVSMLDWAHSKLENGLFTLADASLTGDWNYYDPPQTGASSKFNSIYAYALQQTQTLLMDAGADVSVYQNRLESLRGAIHSHLWNDTLGVYILTNEIPTGFAQDANAIAILSGIPQSHGISAKSLLSTLESGLQRPAGPLAFSNSTVEAGFAQKISPYASAYHLRAAFESNDADTVLLLLKTLWAPMANPAHANYTNCFWETLDPDGTPGLGLVTSLCHGWGAGPTAELSHHVLGVQAVKPGYREWKVEPMTLGLSWAKGRVPTAHGPIQVQWKFVSGLLQMKVRGPRSGGTRGTVHLPKPLPTPLDKTVITVNGKVVSGTNFTVRGGQEITIKQIKR, from the exons ATGTTTCTATTGAAAGCAACTTTGGCATTGCTTCAGGCAGGCTCGGCACTGGCTGGGGTAGTGGTCAGGCCAAGGTCAAAACAAGACGCAATCGTTTATGCAACCAAAGGAACGATATCCCTCTCCTCAGACGGGACAGACCCTGACATTCTGATCCTCGATTATGGTCAGAACGTTGAGGGACATCCCACCTTTGAGGTTGTGTCCACATCCGGGGATGCTTCTGGTTTCGAGCTCACTTTCGCCGAGTCCAAGTATGCCTTTAGCAACTACATG AGTGACGGGCCTCTCCCCCTCGCAGCTGCCATGGACAACTATCGTGTGAACCAATACAACATCTCCAAGCCTGGACTTGTTACCAATCGCCTCATTCAAGGAGCTTTCCGTTATCAAAAGCTCAACCTTTCTACGGCTGGTGAACTGCGCCTCAGGAAGGTGGGTGTGAAGCAGACGGTTCATACTACGCCGCTCACCGAACTCCCTGGGGCTTTCGAATGTTCAGACAACGACTTGACTCGGATTTGGTATACCGGTGCTAGGACGGCTCAACTCACGGAGATTCCCAAGGGCACAATTCCCGACTTTTGGCAAATCACCAATCAAGGTACTTTTGTCGAGAGTGCGGCGCCGCAAGCTCTCGCCAGTGCTACAGCTGCCCAGCTATTCAGCTATGAGGTTGACTTTGAAGTCAAGCCCGTCACTGAAGAATTCAGCTTCTCCGTGTTGTCAGACACTCTGAATGATGCCATTGTCATCTCTTGCAACGTGGTAACTGGCGTGATCTCGGCAACATATGCTCCTCACTCTGGCTCAATCCCATCTGCCGCCAACGCCCAGGTTGGCAAGTGGCTTTCCGTCCATGCCTGGGTCAACATGGGGGAGATTGCTGTATCCATCAACAATAAAGTGGTTTTGGAGTTCAGTCAGACGACCAAATTCGCTGGTTCTTTCGGCCTTGGGGCACCATTCGGCCACTCAGCCTACTACCGAAACCTGAAAGCTGCCACCCTCGATGGAGTAGAGGTCTACTCATCTACTCTAAAGGACCCTAGCTTTCTCGCCGATTTCCACATGGGAACTAATCCTGCCGATACGATTGTGGATGGTTCTCGACGCGATAGGATTGCCTACACTGGAGATCTCGATATCGCACTCGCTTCAAGCTTTGTGAGCACCTACGGCACTTCTTTTATCGAGGGCTCCCTTGAACTACTCGGTTCTTACCAAACAACTACAGGGTTTTTTATCCCGAccgccaagatccagcagGAACCACTCAAGGACATTCTGGATGTCAATGTGACGGGCCTTATCGGCTACTCCTTCAATTTCCTCAACGCGCTGGCTCAAAACTATGAGGTCCAAGGCGAccttgcctttgccaagaaATGGGCTCCTCGTATTGTGTCCATGCTGGACTGGGCGCATTCCAAGTTGGAGAATGGTCTTTTCACTCTCGCCGACGCTTCGTTAACGGGAGATTGGAACTATTATGATCCTCCTCAGACGGGTGCAAGCTCCAAGTTCAATTCTATCTACGCCTACGCCTTGCAGCAGACTCAGACTCTGCTCATGGATGCTGGCGCTGATGTCTCTGTATACCAGAATCGTCTCGAGAGCCTTCGCGGTGCTATTCACTCCCATCTCTGGAATGATACCCTTGGGGTCTATATCCTAACTAATGAGATTCCAACTGGATTTGCCCAAGACGCCAATGCAATTGCCATCTTATCTGGCATCCCGCAGAGTCATGGCATTTCAGCAAAGTCGTTACTGTCAACTCTCGAAAGCGGACTCCAACGTCCTGCGGGCCCACTGGCCTTCAGCAACTCCACGGTTGAGGCTGGATTCGCCCAAAAGATCAGCCCTTACGCCTCAGCCTATCATCTTCGCGCAGCTTTCGAGTCCAATGATGCTGATActgtcctcctcctcttgaaGACCCTTTGGGCTCCCATGGCAAACCCTGCCCATGCCAACTACACCAACTGTTTTTGGGAAACCCTGGATCCTGATGGCACCCCAGGCTTGGGCCTGGTGACCTCTCTTTGCCATGGATGGGGCGCCGGCCCAACTGCCGAGCTAAGCCATCATGTTCTCGGCGTGCAGGCCGTTAAACCTGGTTACCGGGAGTGGAAGGTTGAACCTATGACCTTGGGTCTCAGCTGGGCCAAGGGCCGCGTCCCAACCGCGCATGGACCCATCCAGGTTCAGTGGAAGTTTGTGTCTGGCCTTTTGCAGATGAAAGTTCGTGGGCCCAGAAGTGGTGGCACCCGCGGAACTGTCCATCTTCCTAAGCCCCTACCCACACCCCTTGACAAGACCGTTATTACGGTGAATGGAAAGGTTGTGAGTGGCACCAATTTCACAGTTCGTGGTGGCCAAGAGATTACCATCAAGCAAATCAAGAGATAA
- a CDS encoding Zn(2)-C6 fungal-type domain-containing protein: MPRACDPCSVRKIKCNGRSPCDGCLAADLPCSHARKRKKPGPKGPRKRIKEAIQQMQTADASSEVETTEPCGPELDADTSGPSPSMSDPPNSPCDNSAISGRIPLSTFNYYLDIFRSHLHVVWPVVDCDTIESRLQDTNDRAVYALAAAICSATIAQLHLTVNGSVHSHHQMALEAESARFLLDYSSHETIDALLTSFFLHVFYSNTGKMTKSTLLLREAIAYSHILGLHQDIFYTNLDPFTTQYYLRIAWILFITDRAHSLQHDLPPTFRLSPTLPELQPQDGDGLSTAFCSLCRLFQSFQEACPPDIRSTGGHHLLGNISTQLRRTHSFPLCENEVQRADLVVTDSWLRVVLWKVAIPYVDSTTDPNDRGLSVSFPMSVAKDLLSKLATLSSCALEAHGPGMVSKLFEVASSVADVILCAPDLADVGSVQVGPREVLYALSSLISSLRTTGHPELITLLREKMMACALDQAGPATLMQITDISDEDAQNLVVPHRGDNR, encoded by the exons ATGCCTCGGGCTTGCGATCCGTGCTCAGTCAGGAAGATCAAATGCAATGGCAGATCTCCATGCGACGGCTGTCTCGCGGCAGACCTGCCGTGCTCGCACGCACGGAAACGCAAGAAGCCAGGGCCGAAGGGACCGAGGAAGCGGATTAAGGAGGCTATCCAGCAGATGCAGACAGCTGACGCCTCGAGTGAGGTGGAAACAACGGAGCCATGCGGCCCCGAACTAGATGCGGACACGTCTGGGCCAAGTCCAAGCATGTCTGATCCTCCCAACAGCCCCTGCGACAACAGCGCCATCAGCGGCCGAATACCGCTGTCAACATTCAATTACTACTTGGACATATTTCGGAGCCATCTCCACGTAGTATGGCCCGTGGTAGACTGCGACACCATCGAATCCCGTCTCCAAGACACCAATGACCGAGCCGTCTATGCACTCGCCGCGGCGATATGCAGCGCGACAATAGCCCAGCTACATCTCACCGTCAACGGAAGCGTACATTCTCACCATCAGATGGCCCTCGAAGCCGAAAGCGCACGATTCCTACTCGACTATTCATCGCACGAGACCATCGATGCCTTGCTTacatccttcttcttgcacGTGTTTTACTCCAATACGGGCAAGATGACCAAGTCCACACTTCTACTACGTGAGGCCATCGCCTACTCTCACATTTTGGGTCTTCACCAAGACATATTCTACACCAACCTTGACCCATTCACGACACAGTACTATCTTCGCATCGCATGGATCTTGTTCATCACAGATAGGGCCCATTCACTGCAGCACGACTTACCACCCACCTTCAGGCTCAGTCCGACACTGCCTGAACTCCAGCCCCAGGACGGTGACGGTCTCAGCACAGCCTTTTGCAGTTTATGCCGACTCTTCCAATCTTTTCAAGAAGCCTGTCCCCCAGATATTCGATCCACCGGGGGTCACCACTTGCTTGGAAACATTAGCACTCAACTCCGCCGAACACACTCATTTCCACTTTGCGAGAATGAGGTCCAACGCGCCGACCTCGTGGTCACCGACTCTTGGCTGCGCGTCGTCTTGTGGAAGGTAGCGATCCCATACGTTGATTCCACGACGGATCCCAACGACCGAGGACTCAGTGTGTCTTTCCCAATGTCTGTGGCGAAGGATCTCCTCTCCAAACTCGCCACCCTGTCATCCTGCGCCCTCGAGGCCCATGGCCCGGGAATG GTGTCCAAACTGTTCGAGGTCGCGAGTTCCGTCGCAGACGTCATCCTTTGTGCCCCCGATCTAGCAGACGTCGGGTCAGTCCAGGTCGGACCTCGCGAAGTCTTATACGCGCTGAGTAGTTTGATCAGCTCCTTGCGGACAACTGGTCATCCTGAGCTGATCACCCTACTTcgcgagaagatgatggcgtgCGCTTTGGATCAAGCAGGGCCGGCAACGTTGATGCAGATCACGGATATATCGGACGAGGATGCACAGAATCTTGTTGTCCCACATCGAGGGGATAATCGATAG
- a CDS encoding Aamy domain-containing protein, which produces MPSATSLPNASPVSEAWWKEASVYQIYPSSFKDSNGDGIGDIPGVIEKLDYFKQLGVDIVWVCPIYPSPKVDMGYDVADYCDIDPQYGTLGDVERLIEGLHQRGMKFLMDLVVNHTSDQHKWFQESKSSRDNNYRDWYIWRKPRYDKDGTRQPPNNWGSFFGGSAWEYDEATDEYYLHLFAKEQPDLNWEHPPVRDAVHDIIRFWLDKGVDGFRMDVINFISKTPGLPDAEVTIPSAKYQSGVEHFACGPRLHEYLQDIGKILKEYNAFSVGEMPSVQDPKEVIKSVGESRGELNMIFNFEIVDMDHGDQGKFSPRKWAMADLKSIVDKWQTFMYKNRGWNALYLENHDQARTISRWASDKPEFRTLAAKMFATFLCFQSGTVFVYQGQELGMANMPETWDISEYRDLETLNHWEELKEMVGSGSAALDIARKEYQLKSRDHARLPVQWDSSPNAGFSTGTPWIRVNDDYKICNAAAQVSAAGSVFEYWRSTLALRKDLRSIFVYGDFELLDRQHDDVFAYSRSSGDQKAVVVCNFRETPVTWAMPPSVNLSSAEVLLSNYPEVDITREKLALRPFEAFVVSFKTE; this is translated from the exons ATGCCATCTGCCACATCGCTACCAAACGCCAGCCCCGTTTCCGAGGCTTGGTGGAAGGAGGCTTCGGTCTACCAGATCTACCCTTCATCTTTCAAAGACTCCAACGGAGATGGCATTGGCGATATCCCCGGTGTGATCGAGAAGCTTGACTACTTCAAGCAACTCGGTGTTGACATCGTCTGGGTGTGCCCCATCTACCCATCCCCAAAGGTTGACATGGGTTACGATGTCGCAGACTATTGCGATATCGATCCACAGTATGGAACCTTGGGGGATGTGGAGAGGTTGATTGAGGGTCTTCATCAGAGAGGGATGAAGTTCCTTATGGACCTTGTCGTCAATCACACATCAGATCAG CACAAGTGGTTCCAAGAATCAAAATCATCTCGAGACAATAACTACCGCGATTGGTACATctggaggaagccaagatACGACAAAGACGGCACGAGACAGCCTCCCAACAACTGGGGCTCGTTCTTCGGAGGCAGCGCGTGGGAATACGATGAAGCAACCGACGAATATTATCTCCATTTGtttgccaaggagcagccAGATCTCAACTGGGAGCACCCTCCCGTCCGCGATGCCGTCCACGATATTATTCGGTTTTGGCTAGACAAGGGTGTCGATGGATTCCG GATGGACGTTATCAACTTCATCAGCAAGACGCCCGGACTTCCAGACGCAGAGGTGACGATTCCTTCGGCCAAGTACCAGAGCGGTGTCGAGCACTTTGCCTGCGGTCCGAGACTCCACGAATATTTACAAGACATTGGCAAGATCCTGAAGGAGTACAATGCCTTTTCGGTTGGAGAGATGCCGTCGGTCCAAGATCCCAAGGAGGTTATCAAGAGCGTGGGAGAGAGCCGAGGAGAGTTAAACATGATCTTTAACTTTGAGAT CGTGGACATGGACCACGGCGACCAGGGCAAATTCTCCCCCCGAAAGTGGGCCATGGCAGATCTCAAGTCCATCGTCGACAAGTGGCAGACCTTCATGTACAAGAACCGCGGCTGGAACGCGTTGTACCTGGAGAACCACGATCAAGCGAGGACAATCTCCCGCTGGGCGTCTGACAAGCCCGAGTTCCGAACCCTTGCGGCCAAGATGTTTGCCACATTCCTCTGCTTCCAGAGCGGGACCGTCTTTGTCTACCAGGGTCAGGAGCTGGGTATGGCTAACATGCCTGAGACGTGGGATATCTCTGAGTATCGGGATCTTGAGACTCTGAATCACTGGGAAGA GCTGAAAGAGATGGTTGGCTCGGGCTCTGCAGCTTTGGACATTGCCCGTAAGGAATACCAGCTCAAGTCGCGTGACCACGCCCGACTGCCTGTTCAG TGGGATTCCAGCCCAAATGCTGGCTTCTCAACCGGCACCCCCTGGATCAGGGTCAACGACGATTACAAGATCTGCAACGCCGCAGCCCAAGTCTCTGCAGCGGGCAGCGTCTTTGAATACTGGCGATCAACTCTGGCTCTGCGCAAAGACTTGCGCAGCATCTTTGTGTATGGCGATtttgagctcctcgaccgaCAACACGACGACGTCTTTGCCTACTCCCGGTCAAGCGGCGACCAGAAGGCAGTGGTTGTCTGTAACTTCCGGGAAACTCCCGTCACCTGGGCCATGCCTCCGTCTGTGAACCTGTCGTCTGCCGAGGTGTTGTTGTCCAACTACCCAGAGGTGGATATCACGCGGGAGAAGTTGGCTCTTCGCCCGTTTGAGGCTTTTGTTGTTTCATTCAAGACGGAATAG
- a CDS encoding MFS domain-containing protein, giving the protein MGKKESLALKSGNEVYKAYRNNTDQKWIRDPGLRKLNMGLAFMFSSAAANGFDGSLMNGLLIIPQWSDDIGDVSPSILGLIIAGISLGGLPTFIPAAYVSDWMGRRFTIALGSSIMVAAAIIQAVTNGPWAFLGTKIMLGVGLGFAQTSAPPLTTEIAHPRHRANVTNLFQAIWFWGAILSAVVTMGTLHMSGSWSWRLPVLFQAFFPAMQLCGLFFVPESPRWLISKGRRDEAFQILARYHANGDTSDELVNFEFNEICTAIEQEREIEKPGIMSFFKTKGNRHRLLICVLVGFMIQWAGNGIVSYYLAPILESVGVTDSVAQAGINLGLQVWNAVLAALGAMACERYGRRPLWLISASGMLCSFIVITALSAVFADHGNKAAGNAVVPFLFIFFGFYVIAFTPLSIAYPVEILPFDLRSKGLSINLSVVFGAGFFNQYVNPIALDAIQWKFYFVYIGTLAAMLPTIWFLFPETKGRTLEEIAVVFDGPGVNHLDVGDRVFGGGKSIDAQSVAPKAEHI; this is encoded by the exons atgggCAAAAAGGAATCTCTAGCCCTCAAGTCGGGCAACGAGGTCTACAAAGCGTACCGCAACAACACAGACCAGAAATGGATTCGAGACCCTGGGCTGAGAAAGCTCAACATGGGCCTTGCCTTCATGTTCTCATCCGCAGCTGCAAACG GATTTGACGGGAGTCTCATGAATGGCCTCTTGATCATCCCACAAT GGAGCGACGACATCGGAGACGTCAGCCCTAgcatcctcggcctcatcatcgccggaATCAGCCTCGGTGGACTTCCCACCTTTATTCCCGCCGCATATGTCAGCGACTGGATGGGTCGTCGGTTCACCATCGCCCTAGGCTCATCCATCATGGTTGCAGCAGCCATCATCCAGGCCGTCACCAACGGACCGTGGGCATTCCTCGGCACCAAGATTATGCTCGGAGTTGGCCTTGGTTTTGCTCAGacttctgctcctcctctcaCGACTGAGATTGCCCACCCGAGACATCGCGCCAACGTTACAAACCTCTTCCAGGCCATTTGGTTCTGGGGCGCCATTCTTTCCGCGGTTGTCACCATGGGAACACTCCACATGAGCGGGAGCTGGAGTTGGAGACTTCCCGTTCTCTTCCAGGCCTTCTTCCCTGCCATGCAGCTCTGtggcctcttcttcgtcccTGAATCCCCGAGATGGCTCATCTCCAAAGGTCGACGAGATGAGGCGTTCCAGATCTTGGCCAGGTACCATGCCAATGGTGACACATCGGACGAACTTGTCAACTTCGAGTTCAACGAGATATGCACTGCCATTGAGCAAGAACGTGAAATAGAAAAGCCCGGCATCATGTCCTTCTTCAAGACAAAGGGTAACCGTCATCGGTTGTTGATCTGCGTCTTAGTTGGGTTCATGATTCAGTGGGCTGGCAACG GCATCGTGTCTTACTACCTCGCCCCCATCTTGGAGAGCGTCGGCGTCACCGACTCGGTCGCGCAGGCCGGAATCAACCTCGGCCTACAAGTCTGGAACGCCGTCCTCGCTGCACTAGGTGCAATGGCTTGTGAGCGATACGGCCGACGACCCCTGTGGCTCATATCGGCCAGCGGCATGCTCTGctccttcatcgtcatcacaGCTCTGTCGGCTGTCTTCGCCGACCACGGAAACAAGGCTGCTGGCAACGCCGTCGTCCCCTTCCtgttcatcttctttggcttctaCGTCATTGCCTTCACTCCACTATCGATCGCCTATCCAGTCGAGATTCTGCCTTTCGACCTCCGATCAAAGGGCTTGAGTATCAACCTGAGCGTTGTCTTCGGAGCTGGTTTCTTCAATC AGTACGTGAACCCGATTGCTCTCGACGCCATCCAGTGGAAGTTCTACTTTGTCTACATCGGAACCCTAGCTGCGATGCTGCCGACTATCTGGTTCCTCTTCCCCGAAACAAAGGGAAGAACTCTGGAAGAGATCGCTGTAGTCTTTGATGGCCCCGGCGTCAATCACTTGGATGTCGGTGATAGGGTGTTTGGTGGTGGCAAGTCGATTGATGCACAGAGTGTCGCCCCCAAGGCGGAGCATATCTAA